In Arthrobacter alpinus, a single window of DNA contains:
- a CDS encoding M15 family metallopeptidase codes for MTQVPTSAPATLSASGLTASPLAPTTAASAPAIAGATADSPIQKLFAAATVEPTEKTLRDITNPNSPLVLVNKQRPLVPANYSPSDLVAPKILSGSGEPVLLRAEAATAAERMFAAAAAQGLTITVKSSYRSYETQVSVYNGYVAGKGEAAADSTSARPGFSEHQSGLALDIGDADAGTACDFNSCFEDAPAAQWVATHGSEFGFLVRYQPGDESITGYLAEPWHLRYVGAGVALDMKARGISSYEKYLGVPDAPGYK; via the coding sequence GTGACTCAGGTTCCCACTAGCGCTCCGGCGACTCTCTCGGCGTCGGGCCTCACCGCCTCGCCGCTGGCGCCGACAACGGCGGCCTCCGCACCGGCCATTGCCGGCGCCACCGCCGACTCTCCCATTCAAAAACTGTTCGCAGCCGCCACCGTTGAACCAACGGAGAAGACCCTGCGTGACATCACCAACCCCAACAGCCCGCTGGTCTTGGTCAACAAGCAACGCCCTCTGGTGCCTGCCAACTATTCTCCGAGTGACCTTGTGGCGCCGAAGATCCTCTCGGGATCCGGCGAACCTGTCTTGCTCCGGGCCGAGGCCGCGACGGCAGCGGAACGGATGTTCGCCGCGGCCGCCGCCCAAGGCCTGACCATCACGGTCAAAAGCAGCTACCGTTCCTACGAGACTCAGGTTTCGGTCTACAACGGCTATGTCGCGGGCAAGGGCGAGGCCGCAGCCGATTCAACCTCGGCACGCCCCGGGTTTTCCGAGCATCAAAGCGGGCTGGCCCTAGACATTGGCGATGCGGATGCCGGCACGGCCTGTGACTTCAACAGTTGCTTCGAGGATGCCCCCGCGGCCCAATGGGTTGCTACTCATGGCAGCGAATTTGGGTTCCTCGTGAGGTACCAGCCAGGGGATGAATCCATCACCGGATATCTCGCCGAGCCATGGCACTTGCGGTACGTCGGCGCGGGGGTTGCCCTGGACATGAAGGCCCGGGGCATCTCCAGCTACGAGAAATATTTGGGTGTTCCGGACGCACCCGGCTACAAATAG
- the glmS gene encoding glutamine--fructose-6-phosphate transaminase (isomerizing) — MCGIVGYAGTAPAQGTSSSANQRALEVLIEGLRRLEYRGYDSAGVAVVGATGVAMRKKSGKLARLLEELESNPLPDAATGIGHTRWATHGGPTDANAHPHLVDNDSLAVIHNGIIENYAVLRSELLARGFTFKSETDTEVAATLLGDIYRGLADSGSKEGQLSQAMQLVAQRLEGAFTLVATHADEPGVVVAARRNSPLVVGLGEGENFLGSDVSGFIDYTRRAVELGQDQVVTITADNVEITDFYGVPGVGREFIVDWDAAAAEKGGYASFMEKEINDQPDAVAQTLLGRSDESGNLTLDEVRIDPSVLKHVDRIIVLACGTSAYAGQVARYAIEHWCRIPTEVELSHEFRYRDPIVDENTLIVSLSQSGETMDTLMAVRYAREQGAKTIAICNTNGSTIPRESDAVLYTHAGPEIAVASTKAFLAQITAAYLLGLYLAQLRGNLFQDQIKDIMAELAKMPAKIATVLESAEQVKELAHSMVDTRSVLFLGRHVGYPVAMEGALKLKELAYIHAEGFAAGELKHGPIALIEEGQPVIVVVPSPRGRHSLHSKVVSNIQEVRARGAKTIVIAEEGDESVQAYAEHVFYVPQTSTLLAPLLTTVPLQIFALGLASAKGFDVDQPRNLAKSVTVE, encoded by the coding sequence ATGTGTGGAATTGTGGGATACGCCGGTACCGCCCCGGCTCAGGGAACTAGTTCGTCGGCCAATCAGCGCGCCCTTGAGGTCCTGATCGAAGGCCTGCGCCGTTTGGAGTATCGCGGCTACGACTCCGCAGGTGTGGCTGTCGTGGGCGCCACAGGTGTCGCGATGCGCAAGAAAAGCGGCAAACTGGCCAGGCTCCTGGAGGAACTGGAAAGCAACCCGTTGCCGGACGCCGCCACTGGCATTGGCCACACTCGCTGGGCCACTCACGGTGGGCCCACCGACGCAAATGCGCACCCCCACCTTGTGGACAATGACTCGCTTGCGGTTATTCACAACGGCATCATTGAAAATTATGCGGTCCTGAGGTCTGAACTTCTGGCCCGCGGGTTCACATTCAAGTCAGAAACTGACACCGAGGTTGCTGCCACGCTGCTGGGCGATATTTACCGCGGCCTTGCCGACTCCGGATCGAAGGAAGGTCAGCTGTCACAGGCCATGCAGCTGGTAGCCCAACGTCTTGAAGGCGCTTTCACGTTGGTGGCTACACACGCCGACGAGCCTGGTGTTGTTGTTGCCGCCCGCCGTAACTCTCCTCTGGTCGTGGGTCTGGGCGAAGGCGAGAACTTCCTCGGCTCGGATGTCTCCGGATTCATCGATTACACCCGCCGGGCCGTCGAGCTTGGGCAGGACCAGGTTGTCACCATCACGGCTGACAACGTGGAGATCACAGACTTCTACGGCGTACCCGGCGTCGGCCGCGAATTCATCGTTGACTGGGATGCTGCCGCAGCCGAGAAGGGCGGCTACGCGTCCTTCATGGAAAAGGAAATCAACGACCAGCCTGACGCCGTGGCACAAACCCTGCTGGGCCGCAGCGATGAAAGTGGCAACCTGACGCTCGATGAGGTCCGTATTGACCCGAGCGTGCTAAAACACGTCGACCGTATTATTGTGCTGGCTTGTGGCACTTCGGCTTATGCCGGCCAGGTGGCTCGTTACGCGATTGAGCACTGGTGCAGGATTCCCACCGAGGTGGAACTGTCTCATGAATTCAGGTACCGGGATCCCATCGTTGATGAAAACACCTTGATTGTTTCCCTCTCCCAGTCCGGTGAAACCATGGACACCTTGATGGCCGTGCGCTATGCACGCGAGCAGGGTGCCAAGACGATTGCCATCTGCAATACCAATGGTTCAACCATCCCGCGTGAGTCGGATGCTGTGCTGTACACACACGCCGGACCTGAGATTGCCGTGGCCTCCACCAAGGCCTTCCTGGCACAGATCACCGCAGCCTACCTCTTGGGTCTTTATTTGGCGCAGCTGCGCGGAAACCTGTTCCAGGACCAGATCAAGGACATCATGGCCGAGTTGGCCAAGATGCCGGCAAAGATTGCCACAGTGCTTGAAAGTGCCGAACAGGTCAAGGAACTGGCTCACAGCATGGTCGATACCCGCAGCGTCCTGTTCCTGGGTCGCCATGTGGGCTACCCCGTGGCCATGGAAGGCGCCTTGAAGCTCAAGGAGCTGGCCTACATCCATGCCGAAGGATTCGCAGCTGGCGAGCTCAAGCACGGGCCGATCGCCCTGATTGAAGAAGGGCAGCCGGTTATTGTTGTGGTTCCCTCACCTCGCGGACGCCATTCACTGCACTCCAAGGTTGTCTCAAACATCCAGGAGGTTCGGGCTCGCGGTGCCAAGACCATAGTTATTGCCGAAGAAGGGGACGAATCGGTGCAGGCCTATGCCGAGCACGTGTTCTACGTTCCTCAGACGAGCACGTTGTTGGCGCCACTGCTTACAACTGTTCCCCTGCAGATCTTTGCCCTCGGATTGGCCTCGGCCAAGGGCTTTGATGTTGACCAGCCGCGCAACCTGGCGAAGTCGGTCACAGTCGAGTAG
- a CDS encoding DNA-directed RNA polymerase subunit alpha, producing the protein MLIAQRPTLSEEVVSENRSRFVIEPLEPGFGYTLGNSLRRTLLSSIPGAAVTSIRLDGVLHEFTTVPGVKEDVTEIILNIKGLSVSSEHDEPVVAYLRKQGPGVVTAADIAPPAGVEFHNPDMHIATLNSKGKFELELTIERGRGYVSAAQNKNVDQEIGRIPVDSIYSPVLKVTFRVEATRVEQRTDFDKLIVDVETKQAISPRDAIASAGTTLVELFGLARELNTAAEGIEIGPSPTDAALAADMALPIEDLDLTVRSYNCLKREGIHSVGELVARSEADLMDIRNFGAKSIDEVKAKLVELGLALKDSPPGFDLAARAAALDENDDAYSDDEL; encoded by the coding sequence GTGCTCATTGCACAGCGCCCCACCCTATCTGAAGAAGTAGTTTCCGAAAACCGTTCACGGTTCGTTATCGAACCGCTGGAGCCCGGCTTCGGTTACACCCTGGGAAATTCCCTGCGTCGGACCCTGCTGTCCTCCATCCCTGGCGCTGCTGTCACCAGCATCCGCTTGGATGGCGTTCTGCACGAGTTCACCACGGTTCCCGGTGTTAAGGAAGATGTCACTGAGATCATCCTTAACATCAAGGGACTCTCCGTGTCTTCGGAGCATGACGAGCCCGTCGTCGCCTACCTGCGCAAGCAGGGTCCTGGCGTTGTTACGGCTGCCGACATTGCTCCTCCGGCCGGTGTGGAATTCCACAACCCTGACATGCACATTGCCACACTGAACTCGAAGGGCAAGTTCGAACTCGAACTGACCATCGAGCGCGGTCGCGGCTATGTTTCGGCAGCTCAGAACAAGAACGTGGATCAGGAAATTGGCCGTATCCCGGTTGACTCCATCTACTCTCCCGTTCTGAAGGTGACCTTCCGCGTAGAAGCAACCCGTGTTGAACAGCGCACCGACTTTGACAAGCTCATCGTTGATGTTGAGACGAAGCAGGCCATCTCCCCGCGAGATGCCATCGCCTCCGCTGGCACCACGCTGGTTGAACTGTTCGGATTGGCTCGCGAGCTGAACACCGCGGCTGAAGGCATTGAGATTGGCCCGTCCCCGACGGATGCTGCTCTTGCCGCAGACATGGCCCTGCCGATCGAGGATCTGGACCTTACAGTCCGTTCCTACAACTGCCTCAAGCGTGAGGGCATCCACTCCGTGGGTGAACTCGTTGCTCGCTCCGAGGCTGACCTGATGGACATTCGCAACTTCGGTGCGAAGTCCATCGACGAGGTAAAGGCAAAGCTGGTTGAACTAGGTCTTGCCCTGAAGGATTCCCCTCCAGGATTCGATCTGGCCGCCCGCGCCGCAGCCCTTGACGAGAACGACGACGCATACAGCGACGACGAGCTCTAA
- the coaA gene encoding type I pantothenate kinase: MTAQRTESGSSVSASPFVELDRQTWSRLANKIEQPLNEEDVARLRGLGDQLNMREIHDVYLPLSRLLNLYVGAAEHLHSATTTFLGERGTRTPFVIGVAGSVAVGKSTTARVLKEMLCRWPDTPNVELVTTDGFLYPNAELERRGLMTRKGFPESYDRRALLRFVSAIKSGAEEVRAPMYSHLTYDILPDKEVVVRRPDVLIVEGLNVLAAARPRSDGRSGLAVSDFFDFSIYVDAKTSHIQQWYIERFRSLRTSSFADPDSYFRRYADLSDAEATATADKIWKSINEPNLVQNVLPTRGRAQLVLTKDADHSIRRMLLRKV, encoded by the coding sequence GTGACAGCTCAAAGAACCGAGTCCGGCAGCAGCGTCAGCGCCTCCCCTTTCGTGGAACTGGACCGCCAGACATGGTCTCGGCTTGCCAACAAGATTGAGCAGCCGCTCAACGAGGAAGATGTTGCGCGCCTGCGTGGTCTGGGTGACCAACTAAACATGCGCGAGATTCATGATGTCTACCTGCCGCTTTCACGCCTGCTGAATCTCTACGTTGGCGCCGCTGAGCACCTGCACAGTGCCACCACCACGTTCCTGGGCGAGCGTGGCACTCGCACCCCGTTTGTCATTGGTGTGGCTGGCTCTGTCGCTGTGGGCAAGTCCACAACCGCTCGCGTCCTCAAGGAGATGCTGTGCCGGTGGCCGGACACTCCCAATGTGGAGCTTGTCACCACGGACGGCTTCCTCTACCCGAACGCAGAACTAGAACGCCGTGGCCTGATGACTCGCAAGGGCTTCCCGGAATCCTATGATCGCCGCGCCCTTTTACGATTCGTCAGCGCCATCAAAAGCGGCGCCGAGGAAGTTCGCGCACCCATGTACTCGCACCTGACCTACGACATCCTGCCGGACAAGGAAGTCGTTGTTCGCCGTCCTGACGTCCTCATTGTGGAGGGTCTGAATGTCCTGGCCGCCGCGCGGCCACGAAGCGATGGCCGCTCGGGTCTGGCAGTCAGCGACTTCTTCGACTTCTCCATCTACGTCGATGCCAAAACCAGCCACATCCAGCAGTGGTACATCGAACGCTTCCGTTCCTTGCGCACCAGCTCCTTCGCCGACCCCGATTCCTACTTCCGCCGCTACGCGGACCTGTCAGATGCAGAGGCCACTGCCACCGCCGACAAGATCTGGAAAAGCATCAACGAACCCAACCTGGTCCAGAATGTCCTGCCCACCCGCGGCCGGGCACAGTTGGTACTGACCAAGGACGCCGATCATTCCATCAGGCGGATGCTGCTGAGGAAGGTCTAG
- a CDS encoding tRNA pseudouridine synthase A, whose product MHNPKLTPEYQGLIRARLDVAYDGGPYSGWGIQTVERTVQGVIEEALAMIVRRPVRLTVAGRTDAGVHARGQVAHFDLTPQEWDGLRRGHDAVPEESLKRRLNGALGWVLGELRGTVQIVEASRAPVGFDARFSALWRRYSYRIADGSTHKDPLQRALTMWHERDLDVALMNQAAEPLLGLQDFRAFAKPREGSTTVRTLQRFDFIADDEGVINVNVQADAFCHNMVRALLGASLRVGEGLERPEWMRERLTAGIRDAKSVLAPPHPLILEEVHYPHETAMHERAVLTRTRRAVPEAVNG is encoded by the coding sequence ATGCACAACCCGAAATTGACCCCCGAATATCAAGGCCTGATTCGGGCTCGCCTGGACGTAGCGTACGACGGCGGGCCCTATAGCGGGTGGGGAATCCAAACTGTTGAGCGCACCGTACAGGGCGTGATTGAAGAGGCGCTGGCCATGATTGTTCGCCGGCCCGTGCGGCTTACGGTCGCCGGACGCACCGATGCGGGTGTCCATGCACGCGGCCAGGTGGCACATTTTGATCTCACACCCCAAGAATGGGACGGCCTCCGGCGCGGACACGATGCCGTGCCGGAAGAATCTCTCAAGAGGCGCCTGAACGGTGCCCTGGGATGGGTTTTGGGGGAGTTGCGTGGCACCGTGCAGATCGTGGAAGCCTCACGGGCACCCGTCGGCTTCGATGCCAGGTTTTCGGCGCTGTGGCGCCGCTACAGCTACCGCATCGCGGACGGGTCCACCCACAAGGATCCGCTGCAGCGAGCACTGACCATGTGGCATGAGCGAGACCTGGATGTCGCGTTGATGAACCAAGCCGCCGAGCCACTGCTGGGGCTGCAGGATTTCCGGGCATTTGCAAAGCCGCGGGAAGGATCCACCACGGTGCGCACCCTGCAGCGATTCGATTTTATTGCCGATGACGAAGGTGTGATTAACGTCAATGTTCAGGCCGATGCCTTCTGCCACAACATGGTGCGGGCGCTCCTTGGTGCCTCCCTGCGCGTAGGGGAAGGCCTGGAAAGGCCGGAGTGGATGCGCGAGCGATTAACCGCAGGAATTCGCGACGCAAAGTCCGTTTTGGCCCCGCCGCACCCGCTCATTCTGGAGGAAGTTCACTATCCTCACGAGACGGCAATGCATGAACGGGCTGTCCTGACACGAACCCGGCGTGCGGTTCCCGAAGCTGTTAACGGATAA
- the rpmJ gene encoding 50S ribosomal protein L36: MKVKPSVKQICDKCKVIRRNGRVMVICENPRHKQRQG; the protein is encoded by the coding sequence ATGAAGGTCAAGCCGAGCGTCAAGCAGATCTGCGATAAGTGCAAGGTGATTCGCCGTAACGGTCGAGTCATGGTGATCTGCGAGAACCCGCGCCACAAGCAGCGCCAGGGCTAA
- the infA gene encoding translation initiation factor IF-1, translating into MAKKDGVIEIEGVVTEALPNAMFRVELTNKHIVLAHISGKMRQHYIRILPEDRVVVELSPYDLTRGRIVYRYK; encoded by the coding sequence ATGGCCAAGAAAGACGGGGTCATTGAGATCGAGGGCGTTGTGACTGAAGCGCTGCCCAACGCGATGTTTCGTGTTGAGCTGACGAACAAGCACATCGTTCTTGCCCATATCTCAGGAAAAATGCGCCAGCACTACATTCGTATCCTTCCTGAGGACCGAGTTGTGGTGGAGCTGAGCCCGTACGACCTTACCCGTGGTCGTATCGTCTACCGCTACAAATAA
- the rplQ gene encoding 50S ribosomal protein L17: MPTPAKGPRLGGGAAHERLMLANLSASLFEHKRITTTLTKAKRLSPYAERLVTFAKRGDLSSRRRVLGLISDKGIVHELFTDIAKAVENRDGGYTRITKIGNRKGDNAPMAVIELVLEPVSAKQAVVKEATVAAAKAAPVEEAPSEEVVETEVVADEAAAEESK, from the coding sequence ATGCCTACACCCGCCAAGGGTCCCCGCCTCGGAGGCGGAGCGGCTCACGAGCGTTTGATGCTCGCGAACCTTTCCGCTTCGCTCTTTGAGCACAAGCGGATCACCACCACTTTGACCAAGGCCAAGCGCCTGAGCCCCTACGCAGAGCGACTGGTAACTTTCGCAAAGCGTGGCGACTTGTCTTCACGCCGCCGCGTTCTCGGCCTGATCAGCGACAAGGGCATTGTCCACGAGCTGTTCACCGACATCGCCAAGGCTGTGGAGAACCGCGACGGTGGCTACACCCGCATCACCAAGATCGGCAACCGCAAGGGCGACAACGCTCCCATGGCTGTCATCGAGCTCGTTCTGGAGCCGGTCAGCGCTAAGCAGGCCGTTGTGAAGGAAGCTACCGTTGCTGCCGCCAAGGCTGCGCCGGTTGAAGAAGCACCGAGCGAAGAAGTTGTGGAAACCGAAGTTGTAGCTGACGAAGCTGCTGCTGAAGAGTCCAAGTAA
- the rpsM gene encoding 30S ribosomal protein S13, giving the protein MARLAGVDLPREKRLEVALTYIYGVGKTRAKNVLAETGISPDVRVKDLSDAELVQLRDNIEGNYKVEGDLRREVAADIRRKVEIGSYQGIRHRRGMPVHGQRTKTNARTRKGPKRTVAGKKKAGK; this is encoded by the coding sequence ATGGCACGTCTCGCTGGCGTAGACCTTCCCCGCGAAAAGCGGTTGGAAGTAGCGCTTACATACATCTACGGCGTGGGCAAGACCCGTGCAAAGAATGTCCTGGCCGAAACGGGTATTTCCCCGGACGTCCGTGTCAAGGACCTTTCTGACGCTGAACTCGTTCAGTTGCGTGACAACATCGAGGGTAACTACAAGGTTGAGGGTGACCTTCGCCGCGAGGTTGCAGCCGACATTCGCCGCAAGGTTGAAATCGGTAGCTACCAGGGTATCCGCCACCGTCGTGGCATGCCCGTGCATGGCCAGCGCACGAAGACCAACGCACGTACCCGCAAGGGTCCGAAGCGCACCGTCGCAGGCAAGAAGAAGGCCGGCAAGTAA
- the rplM gene encoding 50S ribosomal protein L13, translating into MRTYTPKPGDINRQWHIIDANDVVLGRLASQTATLLRGKHKPTFAPHMDMGDFVIIINAEKVALTGAKLEQKRAYRHSGFPGGLSSVNYAELLEKNPVRAVEKAIAGMLPKTKLGAAQIGKLKVYRGAEHPHAAQQPQTFEITQVAQ; encoded by the coding sequence GTGCGTACGTATACCCCGAAGCCCGGCGATATCAACCGTCAGTGGCACATCATTGATGCCAACGACGTTGTCTTGGGCCGTCTTGCCAGCCAGACCGCAACACTGCTGCGTGGAAAGCACAAGCCGACCTTCGCTCCCCATATGGATATGGGCGATTTCGTCATCATCATCAACGCCGAGAAGGTTGCCCTCACCGGCGCCAAGCTCGAACAGAAGCGCGCTTACCGCCACTCGGGTTTCCCGGGCGGTCTGTCCAGCGTGAACTACGCAGAACTGTTGGAGAAGAACCCGGTTCGCGCAGTGGAGAAGGCCATCGCTGGCATGCTCCCGAAGACCAAGCTGGGCGCAGCCCAGATCGGCAAGCTGAAGGTTTACCGCGGTGCTGAGCACCCGCACGCCGCTCAGCAGCCTCAGACGTTTGAAATCACCCAGGTCGCCCAGTAG
- a CDS encoding holo-ACP synthase, with the protein MIIGIGVDVVDIERFGRQLQRTPGLLDRLFVPAERGLNTQSLAARFAAKESVAKALGAPAGMNWQDCWIGLDENGPTINVKGTVAAVAKSKGIKHWHVSMTHDGGISTAMVIAES; encoded by the coding sequence ATGATTATTGGCATTGGCGTGGACGTTGTAGACATTGAGCGGTTTGGCCGCCAGCTTCAGAGAACTCCGGGGCTGCTAGACCGGCTCTTTGTTCCGGCCGAACGTGGGCTTAACACGCAGTCGCTGGCTGCGCGTTTTGCCGCGAAGGAGTCCGTGGCGAAGGCTTTGGGCGCCCCGGCCGGAATGAACTGGCAGGACTGTTGGATTGGCTTGGACGAAAACGGGCCCACCATCAACGTCAAGGGCACCGTTGCCGCCGTGGCCAAATCCAAGGGGATCAAGCACTGGCATGTGTCCATGACACACGACGGCGGGATCTCCACGGCCATGGTGATCGCAGAAAGCTGA
- the rpsI gene encoding 30S ribosomal protein S9: MAQNTEELNTEAVVAEEEVLTSYTSESSAAADAAPKKERPALTVSGAAVGRRKQAIARVRVVPGTGKWIVNGRELSNYFPNKLHQQEVNDPFRILDLDGAYDVWARIHGGGPSGQAGALRLGVARSLNEIDAENNRAILKKAGFLTRDARVIERKKAGLKKARKASQYSKR, encoded by the coding sequence GTGGCTCAGAATACTGAAGAGCTGAACACCGAGGCCGTTGTGGCCGAGGAAGAAGTTTTGACTAGCTACACGAGCGAAAGCTCAGCTGCAGCAGATGCAGCACCCAAGAAGGAACGCCCGGCACTGACCGTTTCAGGCGCTGCTGTTGGCCGTCGCAAGCAGGCAATTGCCCGCGTTCGCGTCGTACCCGGCACCGGCAAGTGGATCGTCAACGGCCGCGAGCTGTCCAACTACTTCCCGAACAAGCTGCACCAGCAGGAAGTAAACGACCCGTTCCGCATCCTGGACCTGGATGGCGCTTACGACGTTTGGGCACGCATCCACGGTGGCGGCCCCTCCGGCCAGGCCGGTGCATTGCGTCTGGGTGTTGCTCGTTCCTTGAACGAGATCGACGCTGAGAACAACCGCGCCATCTTGAAGAAGGCAGGCTTCCTGACTCGTGACGCCCGCGTCATCGAGCGTAAGAAGGCTGGTCTCAAGAAGGCTCGTAAGGCTTCGCAGTACTCCAAGCGCTAA
- the mscL gene encoding large conductance mechanosensitive channel protein MscL: MLKGFRDFVMKGNVVDLAVAVVIGAAFGAVVNSLVENILMPLIAALFGSANFDSFALLTINGVDIKFGVFLTVLVNFLIVAGAIYFMVVVPMNHMIARRNAKLGIKEEEPAVDPQIELLTEIRDSLQARPTGGQH; encoded by the coding sequence ATGTTAAAGGGATTCAGAGATTTCGTAATGAAGGGCAATGTCGTTGACCTTGCCGTGGCCGTCGTCATCGGTGCCGCCTTCGGGGCAGTTGTAAATTCCCTGGTGGAGAATATTCTGATGCCGCTCATCGCTGCCTTGTTTGGTTCAGCCAACTTTGACAGCTTTGCTCTCCTGACCATCAATGGTGTTGACATCAAGTTTGGTGTCTTCCTCACCGTCTTGGTCAATTTCCTCATCGTTGCTGGAGCCATCTACTTCATGGTCGTTGTACCCATGAACCACATGATCGCCCGTCGCAATGCCAAACTTGGTATCAAGGAAGAAGAGCCCGCAGTTGATCCTCAGATTGAGCTGCTGACCGAAATCCGCGATTCCCTTCAGGCCCGCCCAACCGGCGGACAACACTAA
- the glmM gene encoding phosphoglucosamine mutase, with product MSRLFGTDGVRGLANGLLTAELALSLAQAAAVVLGHEQMSAGKRPRAVLARDPRASGEFISAAVEAGLASAGVDVFNAGVLPTPAAAFLIADLGADFGVMISASHNPAPDNGIKFFAGGGTKLPDEVEDAIEAQLQQDAFRPVGVDVGRIQRFSDAEDRYVVHLLGTLPHRLDGLKIVLDCAHGAASGCSPQVFTNAGAQVTVIGADPDGLNINDGVGSTHLELLQETVLATGADLGIAHDGDADRCLAVDHEGNVVDGDQIMAVLALAQKAAGELKDNVLVATVMSNLGLKIALRDAGITIRETGVGDRYVLEEMRRGDYTLGGEQSGHVIFSKYATTGDGVLTGLQLAAQVAMTGKSLKDLASVMTKLPQVMVNVKNVDKSRAAIVPAINAAVAKAEAELGDTGRVLLRPSGTEALVRVMVEAGDTETAERICNDLVSVVKAELSL from the coding sequence ATGTCAAGATTATTTGGAACAGATGGTGTCCGCGGTTTGGCCAATGGCCTGCTGACGGCTGAATTGGCCTTGTCCCTCGCCCAGGCTGCCGCTGTGGTCCTCGGCCATGAGCAGATGAGCGCGGGAAAGCGGCCACGCGCCGTCCTTGCCCGCGACCCTCGCGCCAGCGGTGAGTTCATTTCCGCTGCCGTGGAAGCGGGACTGGCGAGCGCCGGCGTCGACGTCTTCAACGCCGGGGTGTTGCCCACCCCCGCCGCGGCTTTTCTCATCGCTGACCTTGGCGCTGACTTTGGTGTGATGATCTCCGCCTCCCACAACCCCGCGCCCGACAACGGCATCAAGTTCTTTGCCGGCGGCGGTACAAAGCTGCCTGATGAGGTCGAGGACGCGATCGAGGCGCAACTTCAACAGGATGCTTTCCGGCCCGTAGGCGTGGATGTGGGACGCATCCAGCGCTTCTCGGACGCCGAGGACCGCTACGTTGTTCACCTCCTAGGCACCCTGCCACACCGTCTCGACGGTTTGAAGATCGTCCTTGACTGCGCCCATGGTGCCGCCAGCGGATGTTCGCCTCAGGTATTCACAAATGCTGGTGCTCAGGTGACCGTCATTGGTGCAGACCCGGATGGGCTGAACATCAATGACGGCGTTGGCTCCACGCACCTCGAGTTGCTGCAGGAAACGGTGCTGGCCACAGGCGCCGATCTGGGCATTGCCCACGACGGTGACGCCGACCGCTGCCTTGCCGTGGATCACGAAGGCAATGTTGTTGACGGGGACCAGATCATGGCCGTCCTGGCCTTGGCCCAGAAAGCGGCCGGTGAACTCAAGGACAATGTTCTTGTCGCCACCGTCATGAGCAATCTTGGCTTGAAGATTGCCTTGCGCGATGCTGGGATCACTATCCGCGAAACCGGTGTGGGTGATCGTTATGTTCTCGAGGAAATGCGACGCGGAGATTACACACTGGGCGGCGAGCAGTCCGGCCACGTGATTTTCTCCAAGTACGCAACCACCGGTGACGGCGTTCTGACCGGCTTGCAGCTTGCTGCGCAGGTAGCCATGACGGGCAAGTCCCTGAAGGACTTGGCCAGTGTCATGACCAAGCTGCCCCAGGTGATGGTGAACGTCAAGAACGTAGATAAGAGCCGAGCGGCCATTGTTCCGGCCATCAACGCTGCGGTGGCCAAAGCCGAGGCGGAACTCGGTGACACCGGACGAGTCCTGTTGCGGCCCTCTGGAACCGAAGCTCTGGTGCGCGTCATGGTTGAGGCCGGCGATACCGAAACGGCAGAGCGTATTTGCAATGACCTTGTCAGTGTTGTGAAGGCCGAGCTTTCGCTCTAG
- the rpsK gene encoding 30S ribosomal protein S11 — MPPKTRGAVRKPRRKDKKNIALGQAHIKSTFNNTIVSITDPNGAVISWASAGEVGFKGSRKSTPYAAQMAAEAAAKRAQEHGLRKVDVFVKGPGSGRETAIRSLQAAGLEVGSISDVTPSAHNGCRPPKRRRV; from the coding sequence ATGCCCCCAAAGACTCGGGGCGCGGTTCGTAAGCCGCGTCGCAAGGATAAAAAGAATATTGCGCTGGGCCAGGCGCACATTAAGAGCACCTTTAACAACACCATCGTTTCCATCACGGATCCGAACGGTGCTGTCATCTCATGGGCTTCTGCCGGTGAAGTTGGCTTCAAGGGCTCGCGTAAGTCAACTCCGTACGCTGCACAGATGGCTGCTGAAGCAGCTGCCAAGCGCGCACAGGAGCATGGCCTTCGCAAGGTTGACGTTTTCGTAAAGGGTCCCGGTTCGGGCCGCGAAACGGCTATCCGTTCGCTGCAGGCTGCTGGTCTTGAGGTTGGGTCCATCTCGGACGTAACCCCCAGCGCCCACAACGGCTGCCGTCCGCCCAAGCGCCGTCGCGTCTAA